Proteins found in one Mustela lutreola isolate mMusLut2 chromosome 10, mMusLut2.pri, whole genome shotgun sequence genomic segment:
- the LDLRAD1 gene encoding low-density lipoprotein receptor class A domain-containing protein 1 isoform X4: protein MNKIFPQGDSDDSAAGTNALPRGEGAQTCVTLTNRTGFLCHDQRSCIPASRVCDGVRTCAHGEDEDETMCRDMPQSLPSFLVARCGDPSFWIYSDQKCDGTNNCGDCSDELSPVTTCPPCGPGWWRCPSTVFGYCGCIPRSLCRDHTQHCSDWSDEYSCPGP, encoded by the exons ATGAACAAAATCTTCCCCCAG GGAGACAGCGATGACAGTGCTGCTGGAACCAACGCCCTCCCCCGAGGGGAAG GGGCCCAGACCTGTGTAACGCTGACGAACAGGACGGGCTTCTTGTGCCATGACCAGAGGAGCTGCATCCCCGCCAGCAGGGTCTGTGATGGCGTCCGCACCTGCGCCCACGGGGAGGATGAGGACGAGACCATGTGCC GGGATATGCCCCAGAGCCTCCCCAGCTTCCTCGTGGCCCGCTGTGGAGACCCATCTTTCTGGATCTACTCAGACCAAAAGTGTGATGGGACCAACAACTGTGGGGACTGCTCAGATGAACTGAGCCCAG TGACGACGTGCCCACCCTGTGGCCCGGGCTGGTGGCGTTGCCCCTCGACTGTCTTCGGGTACTGTGGCTGCATCCCCAGGAGCCTCTGCCGCGACCACACACAGCACTGCTCCGACTGGTCTGATGAGTACTCCTGTCCTGGACCCTGA
- the LDLRAD1 gene encoding low-density lipoprotein receptor class A domain-containing protein 1 isoform X3, whose translation MTVLLEPTPSPEGKAAAPSAAHARAPASQPSCCSCWSLSLPSSPWSPSWDSHHTHQRSCIPASRVCDGVRTCAHGEDEDETMCRDMPQSLPSFLVARCGDPSFWIYSDQKCDGTNNCGDCSDELSPVTTCPPCGPGWWRCPSTVFGYCGCIPRSLCRDHTQHCSDWSDEYSCPGP comes from the exons ATGACAGTGCTGCTGGAACCAACGCCCTCCCCCGAGGGGAAG GCTGCAGCCCCCTCTGCGGCTCACGCCAGGgcgcctgcctctcagccttctTGCTGCTCCTGCTGGTCACTCTCGCTGCCCTCATCGCCCTGGTCTCCATCCTGGGATTCCCACCACACACACCAG AGGAGCTGCATCCCCGCCAGCAGGGTCTGTGATGGCGTCCGCACCTGCGCCCACGGGGAGGATGAGGACGAGACCATGTGCC GGGATATGCCCCAGAGCCTCCCCAGCTTCCTCGTGGCCCGCTGTGGAGACCCATCTTTCTGGATCTACTCAGACCAAAAGTGTGATGGGACCAACAACTGTGGGGACTGCTCAGATGAACTGAGCCCAG TGACGACGTGCCCACCCTGTGGCCCGGGCTGGTGGCGTTGCCCCTCGACTGTCTTCGGGTACTGTGGCTGCATCCCCAGGAGCCTCTGCCGCGACCACACACAGCACTGCTCCGACTGGTCTGATGAGTACTCCTGTCCTGGACCCTGA
- the LDLRAD1 gene encoding low-density lipoprotein receptor class A domain-containing protein 1 isoform X2 — MNKIFPQGDSDDSAAGTNALPRGEGCSPLCGSRQGACLSAFLLLLLVTLAALIALVSILGFPPHTPGAQTCVTLTNRTGFLCHDQRSCIPASRVCDGVRTCAHGEDEDETMCRDMPQSLPSFLVARCGDPSFWIYSDQKCDGTNNCGDCSDELSPVTTCPPCGPGWWRCPSTVFGYCGCIPRSLCRDHTQHCSDWSDEYSCPGP; from the exons ATGAACAAAATCTTCCCCCAG GGAGACAGCGATGACAGTGCTGCTGGAACCAACGCCCTCCCCCGAGGGGAAG GCTGCAGCCCCCTCTGCGGCTCACGCCAGGgcgcctgcctctcagccttctTGCTGCTCCTGCTGGTCACTCTCGCTGCCCTCATCGCCCTGGTCTCCATCCTGGGATTCCCACCACACACACCAG GGGCCCAGACCTGTGTAACGCTGACGAACAGGACGGGCTTCTTGTGCCATGACCAGAGGAGCTGCATCCCCGCCAGCAGGGTCTGTGATGGCGTCCGCACCTGCGCCCACGGGGAGGATGAGGACGAGACCATGTGCC GGGATATGCCCCAGAGCCTCCCCAGCTTCCTCGTGGCCCGCTGTGGAGACCCATCTTTCTGGATCTACTCAGACCAAAAGTGTGATGGGACCAACAACTGTGGGGACTGCTCAGATGAACTGAGCCCAG TGACGACGTGCCCACCCTGTGGCCCGGGCTGGTGGCGTTGCCCCTCGACTGTCTTCGGGTACTGTGGCTGCATCCCCAGGAGCCTCTGCCGCGACCACACACAGCACTGCTCCGACTGGTCTGATGAGTACTCCTGTCCTGGACCCTGA
- the LDLRAD1 gene encoding low-density lipoprotein receptor class A domain-containing protein 1 isoform X1 → MMQRPGCPPQLLLTSHWPGQGTGAWWKWAHRQNRAHHGSCSPLCGSRQGACLSAFLLLLLVTLAALIALVSILGFPPHTPGAQTCVTLTNRTGFLCHDQRSCIPASRVCDGVRTCAHGEDEDETMCRDMPQSLPSFLVARCGDPSFWIYSDQKCDGTNNCGDCSDELSPVTTCPPCGPGWWRCPSTVFGYCGCIPRSLCRDHTQHCSDWSDEYSCPGP, encoded by the exons ATGATGCAGAGACCTGGATGCCCACCTCAACTGCTGCTCACCAGCCACTGGCCTGGGCAAGGGACGGGTGCTTGGTGGAAGTGGGCCCACAGGCAGAACCGGGCGCATCATGGAA GCTGCAGCCCCCTCTGCGGCTCACGCCAGGgcgcctgcctctcagccttctTGCTGCTCCTGCTGGTCACTCTCGCTGCCCTCATCGCCCTGGTCTCCATCCTGGGATTCCCACCACACACACCAG GGGCCCAGACCTGTGTAACGCTGACGAACAGGACGGGCTTCTTGTGCCATGACCAGAGGAGCTGCATCCCCGCCAGCAGGGTCTGTGATGGCGTCCGCACCTGCGCCCACGGGGAGGATGAGGACGAGACCATGTGCC GGGATATGCCCCAGAGCCTCCCCAGCTTCCTCGTGGCCCGCTGTGGAGACCCATCTTTCTGGATCTACTCAGACCAAAAGTGTGATGGGACCAACAACTGTGGGGACTGCTCAGATGAACTGAGCCCAG TGACGACGTGCCCACCCTGTGGCCCGGGCTGGTGGCGTTGCCCCTCGACTGTCTTCGGGTACTGTGGCTGCATCCCCAGGAGCCTCTGCCGCGACCACACACAGCACTGCTCCGACTGGTCTGATGAGTACTCCTGTCCTGGACCCTGA